The following coding sequences lie in one Eubacterium ventriosum genomic window:
- a CDS encoding ECF transporter S component encodes MKLKTKHITVTAVMIALSIVVIQFIKAPLMIAGQNVAISGALINLILIIDTLYCGLVSGIILSVIIPVFSFILTQSPLISAVPVILPCIMIGNIVFVLFAWFVRNKKIELNLLPLSLVVGSIAKAGIMTLLIVQWAIPQFGASLAPKMVTMAKVTYSTTQLVAALFGSFLAIIIWPIVRVAVKGIK; translated from the coding sequence ATGAAATTAAAAACTAAACATATTACAGTTACTGCAGTCATGATAGCTTTAAGCATTGTTGTAATACAATTTATTAAAGCTCCTCTTATGATTGCCGGACAGAATGTTGCCATCTCAGGTGCCCTCATTAATCTTATACTCATAATTGATACACTTTACTGCGGATTAGTAAGTGGAATTATATTATCAGTAATTATCCCTGTGTTCTCATTTATTTTAACACAGAGTCCACTTATCTCAGCAGTTCCTGTTATACTTCCATGCATCATGATTGGAAACATTGTTTTCGTTCTTTTTGCCTGGTTTGTAAGAAACAAAAAAATCGAACTTAACTTATTACCATTAAGCCTTGTTGTTGGCTCAATTGCAAAAGCCGGAATAATGACACTACTTATTGTACAGTGGGCAATCCCACAGTTTGGTGCTTCACTTGCTCCAAAAATGGTTACAATGGCAAAAGTTACATATTCTACAACACAGTTAGTTGCTGCACTTTTTGGTTCATTCCTTGCTAT